From the Streptococcus oralis ATCC 35037 genome, one window contains:
- the pbp1b gene encoding penicillin-binding protein PBP1B: MKERINELKTKMLHFFQQLMQRIAKWKKRLAEKLANKKTGKKGTSSDKVGRAGSNFAKVLSGFKIVFNTLFILGFIGGLFGAGVAMGYGVALFDKAQVPQAEELVKQVKDIASISEITYSDGSTIASIEGDLLRTSVASDAISDNLKKAIIATEDENFNEHKGVVPKAVIRATLGTFVGLGSSSGGSTLTQQVIKQQVVGDAPTLARKAKEIIDALALERAMGKDEILTTYLNIAPFGRNHKGQNIAGAQQAAEGIFGVKASDLTVPQAAFIAGLPQSPISYSPYESDGSMKSEEDLALGIKRARDVLYNMYRTGALSQEDYDKYKDYDFKKDFLPSGSVSGTSRDYLYFATLAEATDRMYDYLIQRDNVSVQEQKNESIQKAYRDLATKEIENGGYKITTTINKNVHAAMQNAVATYGYLLDDSTGQPEVGNVLMDNQTGAILGFVGGRNYQKNQNNHAIDTKRSPASTTKPILAYSIAIDQGLMGSASILSNYPTNFSNGNPIMYVNSPGTGMMTLGEALNYSWNIPAYWTYRTLREKGVDVKGYMEKMGYEIPEYGIESLPMGGGIDVTVAQHTNGYQTLANNGVYHKKHMIAKIESTDGRVVYEHKDKPVQVYSKATATIMQNLLRDVISSRITSSFQTDLATINPSLASADWVGKTGTTNEDENMWLMLSTPRLTLGGWLGHDDNRPLAKGAGHYRNANYMAHLVNAIQQAKPGIWGNERFNLDSSVTKSQVLKSTGEKPGKVSINGKEVNVSGSTVTSYWATKEGAPVTTYRFAIGGSDADYQNAWKNILGSIPAVTPPSSSSGSGTTSSSGDTQSGSSGRSRLFNR; the protein is encoded by the coding sequence ATGAAAGAAAGAATTAATGAATTAAAAACAAAAATGCTGCATTTTTTCCAGCAGCTAATGCAACGAATTGCAAAATGGAAGAAAAGACTAGCAGAAAAACTGGCTAATAAGAAAACCGGTAAAAAGGGGACCTCTTCTGATAAAGTTGGAAGGGCAGGATCTAATTTTGCTAAGGTTTTGAGTGGGTTTAAAATAGTTTTTAATACTCTCTTTATCCTAGGTTTTATCGGTGGACTGTTTGGTGCTGGGGTGGCTATGGGTTATGGAGTCGCTCTATTTGACAAGGCCCAGGTACCTCAAGCAGAAGAGTTGGTCAAGCAAGTGAAGGATATTGCCTCTATCTCAGAAATCACTTATTCTGACGGCAGTACCATTGCCTCGATCGAGGGCGATTTGTTGCGCACTTCAGTCGCTTCAGATGCTATCTCAGACAATCTTAAGAAGGCTATCATTGCGACAGAGGACGAGAATTTCAACGAGCACAAGGGAGTCGTGCCTAAGGCCGTTATTCGTGCGACCCTGGGAACTTTTGTCGGTCTGGGGTCATCCAGTGGTGGTTCGACCTTGACTCAGCAGGTTATCAAGCAGCAAGTGGTGGGGGATGCTCCCACTCTAGCTCGTAAGGCCAAAGAAATCATTGATGCTCTAGCTTTAGAGCGGGCTATGGGTAAGGATGAGATTTTAACAACCTACCTTAATATTGCTCCTTTTGGTCGCAATCATAAAGGCCAAAATATTGCAGGTGCCCAACAGGCTGCAGAAGGAATCTTTGGGGTTAAGGCTTCGGATTTAACGGTCCCTCAAGCAGCCTTTATTGCAGGATTGCCACAGAGCCCAATCAGTTACTCCCCTTATGAATCTGACGGTAGTATGAAGAGTGAGGAGGATTTGGCTCTGGGGATCAAACGGGCTAGAGATGTTCTCTATAATATGTACCGGACAGGGGCTCTAAGTCAGGAAGATTACGACAAGTACAAGGATTATGATTTTAAGAAAGACTTCCTACCATCTGGTAGTGTCAGTGGTACTTCGCGTGACTATCTCTACTTCGCAACCTTGGCAGAAGCTACTGATCGGATGTATGACTACCTGATTCAGAGAGATAATGTTTCTGTACAAGAGCAAAAGAATGAATCCATCCAGAAAGCTTATCGTGATTTAGCGACTAAGGAAATTGAAAATGGTGGATATAAGATTACGACAACTATCAATAAAAATGTTCATGCTGCGATGCAAAATGCGGTGGCAACCTACGGCTATCTGCTAGATGATTCGACAGGACAGCCTGAGGTGGGGAATGTCCTCATGGATAACCAAACAGGAGCTATTCTTGGATTTGTCGGTGGTCGCAATTATCAAAAAAATCAGAATAACCACGCTATCGACACAAAACGTTCTCCTGCCTCAACTACTAAGCCGATATTGGCTTACAGTATTGCCATTGACCAAGGTTTGATGGGAAGTGCAAGCATCTTATCAAACTATCCAACCAACTTTTCAAACGGCAATCCCATCATGTATGTCAATAGTCCTGGTACAGGTATGATGACATTGGGAGAAGCCCTTAACTACTCATGGAATATCCCAGCCTACTGGACTTATCGTACACTCCGAGAGAAGGGTGTTGATGTTAAAGGCTATATGGAAAAAATGGGTTACGAAATCCCAGAATATGGTATTGAGAGTTTACCGATGGGCGGAGGAATTGACGTTACAGTTGCTCAGCATACTAACGGATATCAGACTCTGGCCAACAACGGAGTTTACCATAAGAAACATATGATCGCCAAGATAGAGTCAACAGATGGTCGAGTGGTATACGAGCACAAGGATAAACCTGTCCAAGTTTACTCAAAAGCGACAGCGACCATCATGCAAAATTTGCTTCGCGATGTTATTTCATCTCGGATTACCTCAAGTTTCCAGACAGACTTGGCTACCATCAATCCAAGCCTCGCTAGCGCCGACTGGGTTGGAAAAACTGGGACAACCAATGAAGATGAAAATATGTGGCTTATGCTTTCTACGCCTCGCTTGACCTTGGGTGGCTGGCTAGGTCACGATGACAACCGCCCGCTAGCCAAAGGGGCGGGCCACTACCGCAATGCCAACTATATGGCCCACTTGGTTAATGCTATTCAACAAGCAAAACCTGGCATTTGGGGGAATGAGCGCTTTAATCTCGACTCAAGTGTGACCAAGTCACAAGTCCTCAAGTCGACAGGGGAGAAACCGGGCAAGGTTTCAATTAATGGCAAAGAAGTTAACGTTTCCGGTTCTACCGTAACAAGTTACTGGGCTACTAAAGAAGGAGCGCCAGTAACCACCTACCGCTTCGCTATTGGAGGAAGCGATGCAGATTATCAGAATGCTTGGAAGAATATTCTAGGAAGCATTCCTGCAGTAACTCCTCCAAGCTCAAGTAGCGGTTCGGGAACAACAAGTTCGAGTGGAGATACTCAGAGTGGCTCTTCAGGACGTTCACGTCTATTTAATCGTTAA
- a CDS encoding DMT family transporter: MNHYQKKIVKGTLYSLLSGLIWGICGILGEYFFTHYPVSSGWITSMRLLVAGSLVLGLSAFQLRTRLLDIWRDKKNYLPFLAYAILGIFSVQFFFYLCVEYSNATTATILQFISPVFILFYNRIVYQKKASITAVFYVLIAMLGVFLMATKGDLSQLSMTPLALVTGLLSAVGVMFNVILPQRFARRYGFVPTVGWGMILAGLFSNFLYPIYRISFQVDLVSVLICLMIAVFGTAFAFFLSMKAVSLVSPLVVSVVSASEPLSSAILSVLFLGLVMDGFLALAMVLIIVPMIFLSVEEAKQAK; the protein is encoded by the coding sequence ATGAATCATTATCAGAAAAAGATTGTTAAGGGAACACTATATTCGCTACTCTCAGGCCTAATCTGGGGAATCTGTGGGATTTTAGGAGAGTATTTTTTCACTCATTATCCGGTGTCTTCTGGATGGATTACTTCTATGCGTTTACTGGTAGCGGGGAGTTTGGTTTTAGGCTTATCGGCCTTTCAGTTGCGCACTCGATTATTGGACATCTGGCGTGATAAGAAAAATTATCTACCTTTTTTAGCCTATGCTATTCTAGGTATTTTTTCTGTGCAGTTTTTCTTCTATCTCTGCGTTGAGTATTCCAATGCGACGACGGCAACCATTTTGCAATTTATCAGCCCCGTTTTTATTTTGTTTTACAATCGCATTGTCTACCAGAAGAAGGCTTCGATTACAGCTGTTTTCTATGTTTTGATTGCCATGCTAGGTGTTTTTTTGATGGCTACAAAAGGGGATTTATCCCAGTTGTCCATGACACCTTTGGCTCTAGTAACAGGTTTGCTCAGTGCAGTAGGGGTCATGTTTAATGTTATCCTGCCTCAGCGTTTTGCACGGCGTTACGGATTTGTTCCGACTGTTGGTTGGGGGATGATCCTGGCAGGACTCTTTAGTAATTTCCTTTACCCCATTTATCGGATAAGTTTTCAAGTGGATCTAGTAAGTGTGCTGATTTGTCTGATGATTGCCGTGTTTGGCACCGCTTTTGCCTTCTTCCTATCTATGAAGGCTGTGTCACTCGTTTCCCCGCTGGTTGTATCGGTGGTAAGTGCTAGCGAACCGCTTTCTTCAGCAATATTAAGTGTTCTTTTTCTAGGATTGGTCATGGATGGTTTTTTGGCCTTAGCTATGGTGTTGATTATCGTTCCGATGATTTTCTTATCTGTGGAAGAAGCAAAACAAGCCAAGTAA
- the dapD gene encoding 2,3,4,5-tetrahydropyridine-2,6-dicarboxylate N-acetyltransferase → MTATKMNAQEIIQFIANAEKKTSVKVTFEGELATAVPSSVVKLGNVLFGDWKDVAPLLEGLVENQDYVVEQDARNSAVPLLDKRAINARIEPGAIIRDQVEIGDNAVIMMGAVINIGAEIGAGTMIDMGAILGGRAIVGKNSHVGAGAVLAGVIEPASAEPVRVGDNVLIGANAVVIEGVQIGSGSVVAAGAIVTQDVPENVVVAGVPARIIKEIDAQTQQKTALEDALRTL, encoded by the coding sequence ATGACTGCTACAAAAATGAATGCCCAAGAAATCATCCAATTTATCGCCAATGCTGAAAAGAAAACCAGTGTCAAAGTAACCTTTGAGGGAGAACTCGCAACTGCTGTACCAAGCTCTGTTGTCAAACTAGGAAATGTTTTATTCGGAGACTGGAAGGACGTCGCTCCGCTTCTCGAAGGTTTGGTAGAAAATCAAGATTATGTTGTTGAGCAAGATGCTCGCAATTCTGCAGTTCCTTTGCTAGATAAACGTGCGATTAACGCTCGTATCGAGCCAGGTGCTATTATCCGTGACCAGGTTGAAATTGGTGACAATGCTGTTATCATGATGGGAGCCGTTATCAATATCGGTGCTGAAATCGGTGCAGGAACCATGATTGATATGGGTGCCATCCTTGGTGGCCGCGCTATCGTTGGAAAAAATAGCCACGTTGGTGCAGGGGCAGTTTTGGCCGGTGTGATTGAGCCAGCTAGTGCTGAACCAGTCCGCGTCGGAGACAATGTTCTTATCGGTGCCAATGCAGTGGTTATTGAAGGAGTCCAAATCGGTAGCGGTTCAGTCGTTGCAGCAGGAGCTATTGTTACCCAAGATGTTCCAGAAAACGTTGTAGTAGCAGGTGTTCCAGCTCGTATCATCAAAGAAATTGATGCCCAAACCCAACAAAAAACAGCGCTTGAGGATGCGCTTCGTACCTTGTAA
- a CDS encoding N-acetyldiaminopimelate deacetylase, which yields MLDLIQTRRDLHQIPEIGLEEFETQAYLLDVIEKLIEGKDFVQVRTWRTGILVYLQGSQPERTIGWRTDIDGLPIVEQTGLPFASQHQGRMHACGHDFHMTIALGCLERALEEQPKNNLLFLFQPAEENEAGGMLMYEDGAFEDWLPDQFYGLHVRPDLKVGQIATNTHTLFAGTCEVKIRFKGKGGHAAFPHEANDALVAASYFVTQVQSVVSRNVNPIEGAVVTFGVFQAGTTNNVITDTAFLHGTIRALTQDMSLLVQKRVKTVAEGVAAAFDMEVEVELKQGGYLPVENNPALARELMDFFEEKEGVELIDIEPAMTGEDFGYLLSKVDGVMFWLGIDSPYALHHPQMSPKEEALAIGVEAVSSFLKKKAAE from the coding sequence ATGTTAGATTTGATTCAGACTAGACGAGATTTACACCAGATTCCAGAGATTGGCTTGGAGGAGTTCGAGACTCAGGCTTATTTGCTGGATGTGATTGAGAAATTGATTGAGGGCAAGGACTTTGTTCAAGTTCGTACTTGGCGAACAGGAATTTTGGTCTATTTGCAGGGAAGTCAGCCGGAGCGGACCATTGGTTGGCGGACAGATATTGATGGCCTGCCTATCGTCGAACAAACAGGCCTGCCTTTTGCTTCTCAACACCAAGGTCGCATGCATGCTTGTGGCCATGATTTTCATATGACCATTGCCTTGGGCTGTTTAGAGCGCGCCCTTGAGGAGCAACCCAAGAATAATCTGCTCTTCCTATTTCAGCCTGCTGAAGAGAATGAAGCCGGTGGTATGCTCATGTATGAGGATGGCGCTTTTGAGGACTGGCTACCAGACCAGTTTTATGGACTCCATGTTCGTCCGGATTTGAAAGTTGGCCAGATTGCGACCAATACCCATACACTCTTTGCTGGGACTTGCGAGGTGAAGATCCGTTTCAAAGGCAAAGGTGGCCACGCAGCCTTTCCGCATGAAGCCAATGATGCCTTGGTGGCTGCTAGTTACTTTGTAACCCAAGTACAGTCAGTTGTCAGCCGCAATGTCAATCCAATTGAGGGAGCAGTGGTGACCTTTGGTGTTTTCCAAGCTGGAACAACCAACAATGTCATTACAGACACAGCATTTTTACACGGAACCATTCGCGCCTTGACTCAGGACATGAGCCTCTTGGTACAAAAAAGAGTCAAGACAGTCGCAGAAGGGGTTGCAGCAGCCTTTGATATGGAAGTTGAAGTGGAACTCAAGCAAGGAGGCTACCTACCTGTTGAGAACAATCCAGCCTTGGCGCGTGAACTGATGGACTTCTTTGAAGAAAAAGAGGGAGTCGAGTTGATTGATATCGAGCCTGCTATGACTGGTGAGGACTTTGGTTATCTTCTTTCAAAGGTTGATGGGGTTATGTTTTGGCTAGGTATCGACAGTCCTTATGCTCTTCATCATCCTCAGATGAGTCCCAAGGAAGAAGCCCTAGCCATTGGTGTTGAGGCGGTTTCTAGTTTTCTCAAAAAGAAAGCGGCGGAGTAG
- a CDS encoding 5-formyltetrahydrofolate cyclo-ligase, with protein sequence MKSKLRKQVLQEMKAISQEQKQAMDRALTKRFLNHPFYQEAKTIATYLSFPHEFQTQELIEQALKDGKKVLIPKTYPKGRMEFVVYHPQQLVKTSFGLLEPQGDLEVVEPSQIDLIHVPGLAFTTEGYRIGYGGGYYDRYLENFAGQSLSTIYPCQIQEFNLEDHDIPVQEVLIYEGNL encoded by the coding sequence ATGAAATCGAAATTACGCAAGCAAGTCTTGCAAGAAATGAAGGCTATATCTCAGGAACAAAAACAGGCTATGGATCGAGCTTTAACAAAACGATTTTTGAATCACCCCTTTTACCAAGAAGCCAAGACCATCGCAACCTATCTCTCCTTCCCTCATGAATTTCAAACGCAAGAATTGATCGAGCAGGCGCTGAAGGATGGCAAAAAAGTTCTGATACCCAAAACCTATCCCAAGGGGCGAATGGAGTTTGTGGTCTATCATCCGCAGCAGTTGGTAAAAACTTCCTTTGGCTTACTGGAACCGCAAGGAGACTTGGAAGTGGTGGAACCGTCTCAGATTGATTTAATTCATGTTCCGGGCCTGGCTTTTACAACAGAGGGCTATCGGATTGGATATGGTGGAGGTTACTACGACCGCTATCTGGAGAATTTTGCTGGGCAGAGCCTGAGTACAATCTATCCTTGTCAAATTCAGGAGTTTAACTTGGAAGACCATGATATTCCCGTCCAGGAGGTGCTAATCTATGAAGGAAATCTTTGA
- a CDS encoding rhomboid family intramembrane serine protease, producing the protein MKEIFDKRYPVTSFFLLVTALVFLLMLILTGLNFERADTLLRFGAMYGPIIRLFPEQIWRLFSAIFVHIGWEHFIVNMISLYFLGRQVEEIFGSKQFFFLYLLSGMMGNLFVFAFTPKVLAAGASTSLYGLFAAIIVLRYATRSPYIQQLGQSYLTLFVINIIGSVLIPGISLAGHIGGAVGGAFLAVIFPVKWERRMYSTSQRLGATVLFIALAIFLCYKGMNYV; encoded by the coding sequence ATGAAGGAAATCTTTGATAAACGTTATCCTGTGACTAGTTTCTTCCTTCTAGTAACAGCTTTGGTATTTCTCTTGATGTTGATTCTTACAGGCTTAAATTTTGAACGAGCGGATACCTTGCTTCGGTTTGGAGCCATGTATGGACCAATCATTCGCCTGTTCCCTGAGCAGATTTGGCGCCTTTTTTCGGCTATATTTGTGCATATTGGATGGGAGCATTTCATTGTCAATATGATTTCGCTCTACTTTCTTGGACGACAGGTGGAGGAGATTTTCGGTTCTAAGCAGTTCTTTTTTCTCTATCTCTTATCAGGAATGATGGGCAATCTCTTTGTGTTTGCTTTCACACCGAAAGTCCTAGCAGCAGGAGCATCCACCTCCCTCTATGGACTATTTGCTGCGATTATCGTTTTGCGCTACGCGACTCGCAGCCCCTATATCCAGCAGTTGGGGCAATCCTACCTGACGCTTTTCGTGATAAATATCATTGGAAGTGTTCTGATTCCAGGAATCAGCCTAGCAGGGCATATTGGCGGTGCAGTAGGCGGTGCCTTTCTAGCAGTCATCTTCCCAGTCAAATGGGAGAGAAGGATGTACAGTACTAGCCAGCGACTCGGAGCAACTGTACTTTTTATCGCACTAGCCATTTTCCTTTGCTATAAGGGAATGAACTATGTGTAG
- the galU gene encoding UTP--glucose-1-phosphate uridylyltransferase GalU produces the protein MKQKVRKAVIPAAGLGTRFLPATKALAKEMLPIVDKPTIQFIVEEALKSGIEDILVVTGKSKRSIEDHFDSNFELEYNLKEKGKTDLLKLVDETTGMRLHFIRQTHPRGLGDAVLQAKAFVGNEPFVVMLGDDLMDITNEKAVPLTKQLMDDYERTHASTIAVMPVPHDEVSAYGVIAPQGEGKDGLYSVETFVEKPAPEDAPSDLAIIGRYLLTPEIFQILENQAPGAGNEIQLTDAIDTLNKTQRVFAREFKGARYDVGDKFGFMKTSIDYALKHPQVKDDLKDYLIQLGKELSEEE, from the coding sequence ATGAAACAAAAAGTCAGAAAAGCAGTCATCCCAGCCGCTGGATTGGGAACTCGCTTCCTCCCAGCAACTAAGGCCTTGGCCAAGGAAATGTTGCCAATCGTAGACAAGCCCACTATCCAGTTTATCGTTGAAGAAGCTCTCAAATCTGGTATCGAAGATATCTTGGTTGTTACAGGTAAGTCAAAACGTTCTATCGAGGACCATTTTGATTCAAACTTTGAATTGGAATATAACCTTAAAGAAAAAGGGAAAACAGATCTTTTGAAGCTGGTTGATGAGACAACCGGCATGCGCCTGCATTTTATCCGCCAAACGCATCCACGTGGTCTCGGCGATGCTGTTTTACAAGCCAAGGCTTTCGTCGGAAATGAACCTTTTGTCGTTATGCTTGGTGATGACTTGATGGATATCACGAACGAAAAGGCTGTCCCACTTACCAAACAACTCATGGATGACTACGAGCGTACTCACGCGTCTACTATCGCTGTTATGCCAGTCCCTCATGACGAAGTATCTGCCTATGGGGTTATTGCTCCGCAAGGCGAAGGAAAAGACGGCCTTTATAGCGTTGAAACCTTCGTTGAAAAACCTGCACCAGAGGATGCTCCTAGCGACCTTGCTATCATCGGGCGCTACCTCCTCACTCCTGAGATTTTCCAAATCCTCGAAAACCAAGCTCCAGGTGCAGGAAATGAAATTCAGCTGACAGATGCAATCGATACCCTCAATAAAACACAACGTGTATTTGCTCGTGAGTTCAAGGGAGCTCGTTACGATGTCGGAGATAAGTTTGGCTTTATGAAAACCTCCATCGACTACGCTCTCAAACACCCACAAGTTAAAGACGACTTGAAAGACTACCTCATTCAACTTGGGAAAGAGTTATCTGAGGAGGAATAG
- a CDS encoding NAD(P)H-dependent glycerol-3-phosphate dehydrogenase, producing MKKQTIAVLGPGSWGTALSQVLNDNGHEVRIWGNISDQIDEINNQHTNKRYFKDILLDEKIKAYHDLEETLKDVDAVLFVVPTKVTRLVAQQVAKVLDHKVVIMHASKGLEPDSHKRLSTILEEEIPADLRSEVVVVSGPSHAEETIVRDITLITAASKDLETAQYVQNLFSNHYFRLYTNTDVIGVETAGALKNIIAVGAGALHGLGFGDNAKAAIIARGLAEITRLGVALGANPLTYSGLSGVGDLIVTGTSVHSRNWRAGDALGRGESLADIEANMGMVIEGISTTRAAYELAQELGVYMPITQAIYRVIYEGVNIKEAITDIMSNEFKAENEWS from the coding sequence ATGAAGAAACAAACCATCGCTGTCTTGGGTCCTGGTTCTTGGGGAACTGCCCTTTCGCAGGTCCTAAACGACAATGGACACGAGGTTCGAATTTGGGGAAATATTTCTGACCAAATTGATGAAATCAATAACCAACATACAAACAAACGCTATTTCAAAGATATCCTACTCGACGAAAAAATCAAAGCCTATCATGATTTAGAAGAAACACTAAAGGATGTGGATGCTGTTTTATTTGTGGTCCCAACAAAAGTAACGAGACTGGTTGCCCAACAAGTAGCAAAGGTGCTTGATCACAAGGTTGTCATCATGCATGCCTCCAAAGGATTGGAACCAGATAGCCACAAACGTCTATCAACTATTCTTGAAGAGGAAATCCCAGCTGACCTCCGTAGTGAAGTCGTTGTTGTTTCAGGACCTAGCCATGCTGAGGAAACTATTGTACGGGATATTACCTTGATTACAGCAGCCTCTAAAGACCTTGAAACTGCTCAGTACGTCCAAAATCTCTTTAGCAATCACTACTTCCGTCTCTATACTAATACGGATGTTATCGGAGTTGAAACCGCTGGTGCTCTCAAAAACATCATCGCAGTTGGCGCTGGGGCATTACATGGCCTAGGATTTGGCGACAATGCCAAGGCGGCTATCATTGCCCGTGGCTTGGCTGAAATCACCCGTCTAGGGGTTGCTCTGGGAGCTAACCCTCTGACTTATAGCGGTCTTTCTGGAGTTGGAGATTTGATCGTAACGGGGACATCTGTCCACTCTCGTAACTGGAGGGCCGGTGATGCTCTCGGTCGTGGAGAATCCCTCGCAGACATCGAAGCAAACATGGGTATGGTCATCGAAGGAATCTCAACAACTCGAGCGGCTTACGAACTGGCTCAGGAATTGGGTGTCTACATGCCAATCACACAGGCTATTTACCGAGTGATCTATGAAGGTGTCAATATCAAAGAAGCAATCACTGACATCATGAGCAATGAATTTAAAGCAGAAAACGAATGGTCATAG
- a CDS encoding ABC transporter ATP-binding protein has translation MLIKKIKTYKWQALASLMMTGLMVASSLLQPRYLQEVLEALLAGQNEAIYSIGTWLIGVALVGLVAGGVNVTLAAYIAQGVSSDLREDAFRKIQTFSYANIEQFNAGNLVVRMTNDINQIQNVVMMAFQILFRLPLLFIGSFILAVHTLPSLWWVIVLMVLLIFALTAIMMGMMGPRFAKFQTLLERINAIAKENLRGVRVVKSFVQEKAQFDKFTEVSDELLGQNLYIGYAFSVIEPVMMLVGYGAVFLSIWLVAGMAQSDPSVVGSIASFINYLSQIIFTIIMVGFLGNSVSRAMISLRRIREILDTEPAMTFKDLPDEELEGSLSFENVTFTYPNDDEPMLKNVTFEIAPGQMVGVVGATGAGKSTLAQLIPRLFDPQEGSIKIGGKDIRDVSEGTLRKTVSIVLQRAILFSGTIADNLRQGKGNASVSEMERAARIAQASEFIGRMENKFESQVEERGTNFSGGQKQRMSIARGIVSNPRILIFDDSTSALDAKSERLVQEALNKDLKGTTTIIIAQKISSVVHADKILVLDQGRLIGEGRHADLVANNAIYREIYETQKGKEE, from the coding sequence ATGCTGATTAAAAAAATAAAAACCTATAAATGGCAGGCCTTGGCATCCTTAATGATGACAGGCTTGATGGTTGCGAGTTCGCTCTTGCAACCGCGCTATTTGCAAGAGGTGTTAGAGGCTTTGTTGGCCGGACAAAATGAGGCTATTTATAGTATTGGCACTTGGCTGATAGGAGTAGCCCTAGTCGGTCTGGTTGCAGGTGGGGTCAATGTAACGCTTGCAGCCTATATTGCTCAAGGAGTGTCTTCGGACCTTCGGGAAGACGCTTTTCGCAAGATCCAGACTTTTTCTTATGCCAATATCGAGCAGTTTAATGCCGGCAACCTTGTCGTCCGTATGACCAATGATATCAACCAAATTCAGAACGTGGTGATGATGGCTTTTCAAATTCTTTTCCGTCTCCCTCTTCTCTTTATCGGTTCCTTTATCTTGGCGGTTCACACTCTTCCATCACTTTGGTGGGTGATTGTCCTCATGGTGCTCTTGATCTTTGCACTAACAGCCATCATGATGGGAATGATGGGACCACGATTTGCTAAGTTTCAAACCCTTCTTGAACGGATCAATGCTATCGCTAAGGAAAATCTACGTGGTGTGCGCGTGGTTAAATCCTTTGTGCAGGAAAAAGCACAATTTGACAAATTTACCGAAGTCTCAGATGAACTTCTCGGCCAAAATCTTTATATCGGTTATGCCTTCTCAGTTATAGAACCTGTTATGATGCTAGTCGGCTATGGGGCAGTCTTCCTCTCTATCTGGTTGGTGGCAGGCATGGCTCAGTCAGATCCATCTGTTGTGGGCTCGATTGCTTCCTTTATCAACTATCTCAGCCAGATTATCTTTACCATCATCATGGTTGGATTTTTAGGAAATTCTGTCAGTCGTGCCATGATTTCCTTGCGTCGTATCCGCGAAATTCTAGATACCGAGCCAGCGATGACATTTAAAGATCTCCCAGACGAAGAGTTAGAAGGAAGTCTCTCTTTTGAAAATGTGACCTTTACCTATCCCAATGACGATGAGCCTATGCTGAAGAATGTGACCTTTGAAATTGCGCCTGGTCAGATGGTCGGTGTGGTTGGGGCGACTGGAGCAGGGAAATCCACCCTAGCTCAGTTAATTCCACGGCTTTTTGATCCACAAGAGGGATCTATCAAGATTGGTGGCAAGGATATTCGAGACGTCAGCGAGGGAACCTTACGTAAAACAGTTTCCATCGTCTTGCAACGTGCTATTCTCTTTAGTGGGACCATTGCAGATAATCTTCGTCAAGGAAAAGGCAATGCCAGCGTGTCAGAAATGGAACGTGCAGCACGGATTGCCCAAGCCAGCGAATTTATCGGACGCATGGAAAACAAATTTGAGAGTCAGGTCGAAGAACGAGGCACCAATTTTTCTGGTGGACAAAAACAACGGATGTCCATTGCCCGTGGGATTGTCAGCAATCCCCGTATCCTGATTTTTGATGATTCGACTTCGGCTTTGGATGCTAAGTCAGAGAGACTCGTGCAGGAAGCTTTGAACAAAGATCTGAAAGGGACAACAACCATTATCATCGCTCAAAAGATCAGTTCAGTCGTCCATGCGGACAAGATTTTGGTCTTGGATCAAGGGCGCTTGATTGGAGAAGGACGGCATGCAGATTTGGTAGCTAACAACGCCATCTACCGCGAAATCTACGAAACACAAAAGGGAAAGGAGGAATAA